A portion of the Capsicum annuum cultivar UCD-10X-F1 unplaced genomic scaffold, UCD10Xv1.1 ctg80340, whole genome shotgun sequence genome contains these proteins:
- the LOC124895166 gene encoding uncharacterized protein LOC124895166 produces MKDDKRHLELEEECLGVDNAATNAYMNSSNPKRGYDNKHKLGHIGQQKMNRLSEEGLLGAIDEVELSTCESCLTEKIARKSFGKGTGADTLLQLIHFDIFGLMNVRGNVFIEEQDSGMVTEIESCDVTFMENDFTKQGEIGQDISPYETMDQTASSIDIPMNMSGSHVDDNGSVPISSSPSDIVSPSRTMLDLELHQMDVKTAFLNRELEGEIYMKQSVGFMKKTKKIMDLNNLLCDDDILIAASDIEYVKKIKEWLSSTFEMKDMGETPYILGVKISRDRSKTLLSLYQEYYIKKVLKRFNMQDCKPINTSISKSEALNQRMCPQPPQEKEQMRKGFYANAVESLLYARMCTRPDIFYVIG; encoded by the exons atGAAAGATGATAAACGACATTTGGAACTTGAGGAAGAGTGCCTTGGAGTAGACAATGCTGCTACAAATGCGTATATGAATAGTTCAAATCCTAAACGTGGATATGATAACAAACACAA GCTTGGCCATATTGGTCAACAAAAAATGAATCGCTTATCTGAAGAAGGTCtacttggtgcaatagatgaAGTAGAATTGTCTACTTGTGAATCTTGCCTAACTGAAAAAATTGCAAGAAAATCATTTGGGAAAGGCACAGGAGCTGATACTTTATTGCAATTAATTCATTTTGACATCTTTGGTCTAATGAATGTAAGG GGTAATGTGTTCATAGAAGAACAAGACAGTGGCATGGTAACTGAAATTGAGTCATGTGATGTCACATTTATGGAGAATGATTTTACTAAGCAAGGCGAGATAGGTCAAGACATATCTCCTTATGAAACTATGGATCAGACCGCTTCTTCTATTGACATTCCAATGAATATGAGTGGAAGTCATGTTGATGATAATGGATCAGTTCCTATTTCCTCAAGTCCTAGTGATATTGTTAGTCCGAGTAGGA CCATGTTGGATctagaattacatcaaatggatgtgaaaactgcattTCTCAATAGAGAACTAGAAGGAGAAATCTACATGAAACAATCTGTAGGTTTCatgaaaaagacaaagaaaataatggaCTTAAACAATCTTCTATGCGATG ATGACATACTTATTGCTGCAAGTGACATcgaatatgtaaaaaaaataaaagagtggTTATCATCTACTTTTGagatgaaagatatgggtgaaaCGCCATATATTCTTGGAGTTAAGATTTCAAGAGATCGTTCGAAGACGTTGTTGTCTCTTTACCAAGAATATTACATTAAGAAAGTTCTTAAACGCTTTAATAtgcaagattgcaaacccataaACACTTCAATTTCTAAAAGTGAAGCTTTAAACCAAAGGATGTGCCCTCAGCCTCCACAAGAGAAGGAACAAATGAGAAAGGGTTTTTATGCCAATGCTGTTGAAAGTCTATTGTATGCTAGGATGTGTACTAGACCTGATATCTTTTATGTCATTGG